In Syngnathus typhle isolate RoL2023-S1 ecotype Sweden linkage group LG14, RoL_Styp_1.0, whole genome shotgun sequence, one genomic interval encodes:
- the jak3 gene encoding tyrosine-protein kinase JAK2 isoform X1, with amino-acid sequence MNLSEEECTPLMIRDRGGSQRSSSSTGASLQVHLYFFPPTKNAMTIHISSGQVSAENVCIQAAKRCGILPVYQSLFGLASGGLSFWYPPSHMFNTEENIQVHFRVRFFFGNWYGQGSRMSYRYSLTRDRISPVLDYSVIDYLFAQVRNDFITSEAGVAPPLSVQDECLGLAVLDLWRIAKEEHLSVRELCKIISYKSCLPESHRHDIQKRNRLDRYRIRNALQRFLKKLGNSFVDEYSLKLKYLVQMAGIVPTLGSEVYHVSAGSSHSTGMFTHVKVSGEIGIQTSGSCNPDGSLEWQSFCDFQDILAISMKRVAHEQGNSRMVTVFRHDDRYMEANFQSRREALSFVSLVDGYFRLTTDSIHYFCHDTVPESILEGIKNHSHGPITSEFAVDKLKKFGAKGGTFLLRQSPKDFDNFFLTVCIQTPLGLDYKDCLIVKNEHYHLPGVQKSFSSLRELTSFYQQKKLVLDNVPTKLGHCCPPKPKEFTNLVIIRNGISVEVRGSPTPERKKFSHIQFHMIKYEDLKWGESLGQGSFTRVFKGSKTDIHDGVKHVTDVLLKELDGGHKNCWESFFEAASIMSQISHKHLLLVYGISIHGTKNIMVQEFVKYGALDLYLKRGRSVSVSWKLDVVKQLACALNFLEENNIVHGNICAKNLLLAREGDASQGISPFIKLSDPGISVAMMGRDVILDRIPWVAPEVLEAPDKLTLECDKWSFGATVWEIFNNGNAPLQDWDLEQKQQFYESFQQLAPSQWTELAELISQCMNHKAVFRPSCRSLIRELNSLITSDYEILHATEPVTLNPVSQASSHALQDQTLYEERHLRYISLLGKGNFGSVELCRYDPLGDNTGEMIAVKKLQPNKESTLEDFRKEIKTLSMMCCDYIVKYRGVCYSMGRLTMSLVMEYLPHGSLIVYTEINRHNINTRRMLLFASQICKGMAYLQTLRYVHRDLAARNILVASESLVKIADFGLTKIVPLDKEYYRVKQPGESPIFWYAPESINEFRFSQKSDVWSFGVVLHELFSYCDVNSSPKKLCMQEIGTNVHGLSVSMHLLNILKDNWRLPTPPNCPPKVYGLMRQCWVYNFEERPCFSSLEDQIEIIMQEEAQKEIPTGRSSHTASKNVTTSCLQRLSEH; translated from the exons ATGAATCTTAGCGAGGAGGAATGTACTCCTCTAATGATCAGAGACCGTGGAGGCAGCCAGAGGTCCAGTTCAAGCACTGGTGCTAGTCTGCAAGTACACTTGTACTTCTTCCCTCCAACTAAAAATGCAATGACAATACATATATCATCTGGCCAAGTCTCTGCTGAAAATGTTTGCATCCAAGCTGCCAAAAGATGCG GAATCTTACCAGTTTATCAAAGTTTATTTGGTTTGGCATCTGGTGGTCTCTCTTTCTGGTATCCTCCATCACATATGTTCAACACAGAAGAAAACATACAGGTCCACTTCAGAGTGAG GTTTTTCTTTGGAAACTGGTATGGACAGGGATCAAGAATGTCATACCGCTACAGTCTAACCAGAGACAGAATTAGTCCTGTGCTTGACTACTCTGTCATTGACTATCTCTTTGCCCAG GTACGAAATGATTTCATCACAAGTGAAGCTGGAGTGGCTCCACCTTTGAGTGTTCAAGATGAATGCCTTGGCTTGGCTGTGCTGGACTTGTGGAGGATAGCAAAGGAGGAACATCTGAGTGTTAGAGAGCTCTGCAAGATCATTAG CTACAAATCTTGCCTTCCTGAGTCACACCGCCATGACATTCAGAAACGCAATCGCCTGGATCGCTATCGAATCAGAAATGCTCTCCAACGTTTCCTGAAAAAGCTTGGAAATAGCTTTGTGGACGAGTACAGCCTGAAACTGAAGTACTTGGTTCAAATGGCTGGCATCGTTCCCACTTTAGGAAGTGAAGTGTATCACGTCAGCGCTGGGTCTTCCCACTCCACTGGAATGTTCACCCATGTGAAAGTCTCTGGGGAAATTGGAATTCAGACCAGCGGAAGTTGCAATCCTGATGGTTCTTTG GAGTGGCAGAGTTTCTGTGATTTCCAGGACATCCTTGCCATCAGTATGAAGCGGGTAGCTCATGAGCAGGGAAACAGCAGGATGGTGACTGTATTCCGTCATGATGACAGATACATG GAAGCCAATTTCCAGAGTCGCAGAGAAGCGCTCTCATTTGTGTCGCTGGTTGATGGCTACTTCAGACTGACCACAGACTCCATCCACTACTTCTGTCATGACACTGTGCCTGAAAGTATTCTGGAGGGTATCAAAAACCATTCCCACGGCCCAATCAC ATCGGAATTTGCAGTTGACAAGTTGAAAAAGTTCGGTGCTAAAGGTGGAACATTCCTTCTCCGGCAAAGTCCCAAAGATTTTGATAACTTCTTCCTCACTGTTTGTATTCAG ACTCCGCTTGGACTTGATTACAAAGATTGTCTCATCGTTAAGAATGAGCACTATCATCTTCCTGGAGTCCAGAAGTCCTTTTCCAGTTTGAGAGAGCTCACCAGCTTTTACCAGCAAAAAAAACTTGTGCTGGATAACGTACCTACCAAGCTCGGCCATTGCTGTCCTCCCAAGCCCAAAG AGTTTACAAATCTCGTCATCATACGCAACGGAATCTCTGTTGAGGTCCGAGGGTCCCCAACACCTGAGAGGAAAAAGTTCAGTCATATCCAGTTCCACATGATCAAATATGAAGACCTAAAATGG GGGGAAAGCCTTGGACAAGGATCCTTTACacgagtttttaaaggctctaaAACAGACATTCATGATGGGGTGAAACATGTGACTGATGTTCTACTTAAAGAACTTGATGGGGGTCACAAGAACTGCTGGGAA TCCTTCTTTGAAGCTGCCAGCATAATGAGTCAAATCTCACACAAACACCTCCTCTTGGTTTATGGCATCAGTATCCATGGAACAAAAA ATATAATGGTCCAAGAGTTTGTAAAGTACGGGGCCCTCGATCTTTACCTGAAGAGGGGGCGATCTGTGTCAGTGAGCTGGAAACTTGACGTAGTTAAACAGCTCGCATGTGCTCTCAACTTTCTG GAGGAAAATAACATTGTCCATGGAAATATCTGTGCAAAAAATCTTCTACTGGCCAGAGAAGGTGACGCATCTCAGGGCATCTCTCCTTTTATCAAGCTAAGCGACCCTGGCATCAGCGTTGCAATGATGGGCAGGGATG TTATCCTGGACAGAATTCCTTGGGTTGCCCCTGAGGTGCTGGAGGCTCCAGACAAACTGACCTTGGAGTGTGATAAGTGGAGCTTTGGTGCCACGGTGTGGGAGATTTTTAATAATGGCAATGCTCCACTGCAAGACTGGGACCTTGAACAG AAGCAGCAATTTTATGAGAGTTTCCAGCAGCTGGCGCCCTCTCAGTGGACAGAGTTGGCCGAGCTGATCAGTCAGTGCATGAACCACAAGGCCGTCTTCAGACCATCATGTCGTAGCCTCATCCGTGAGCTCAACAGTCTCATCACATCAG ATTATGAGATACTTCATGCCACTGAGCCTGTCACCCTCAACCCTGTGTCTCAAGCATCTAGTCATGCACTGCAGGACCAGACTTTGTATGAGGAGCGACACCTACGGTACATCTCCCTACTCGGAAAG GGAAATTTTGGAAGCGTCGAACTGTGTCGTTACGACCCACTGGGAGATAACACAGGCGAGATGATTGCTGTGAAGAAGCTCCAGCCTAATAAGGAATCAACCCTGGAAGACTTTCGTAAAGAGATCAAAACCCTCAGCATGATGTGCTGCGACTACATCGTCAAGTATAGAGGGGTCTGCTACAGCATGG GGCGGCTCACAATGAGTTTGGTGATGGAATATTTACCACATGGAAGTCTTATTGTGTATACAGAAATCAACCGACACAACATTAATACCAGGCGCATGCTACTCTTTGCTTCACAAATCTGTAAA GGCATGGCATACCTGCAGACTTTACGCTATGTGCACCGAGACCTTGCTGCCAGAAATATCCTTGTGGCTAGTGAATCGCTGGTTAAAATTGCTGATTTTGGACTGACCAAGATTGTTCCTTTGGACAAAGAGTACTACAGAGTCAAACAGCCTGGAGAAAGTCCCATCTTCTG GTATGCCCCAGAATCCATCAATGAATTTAGATTCTCCCAAAAGTCAGATGTGTGGAGTTTTGGAGTTGTTCTTCATGAGCTCTTTTCCTACTGTGATGTAAACTCCAGCCCCAAAAAG CTATGTATGCAGGAGATTGGAACTAATGTGCATGGATTATCTGTTTCAATGCATCTGCTAAATATCCTCAAGGACAACTGGAGGTTGCCTACCCCTCCAAACTGCCCACCCAAG GTCTACGGTTTGATGAGGCAGTGCTGGGTTTACAACTTTGAGGAGAGACCGTGTTTCTCCAGCCTGGAGGATCAAATAGAAATCATCATGCAAGAAGAGGCTCAGAAGGAGATCCCGACAGGGAGATCCTCTCACACTGCTTCAAAAAATGTCACCACATCATGTTTACAGCGACTGAGTGAACATTAA
- the slc5a5 gene encoding sodium/iodide cotransporter isoform X2 produces the protein MMEEESASKPTTQTFAVADYVVFALMLLVSMAIGLYQALKKQPHNDSTDDFFTGGRSMSAVPVGLSLCASFMSAVQVLGVPSETYRYGSKFLYMCLGQTINSVMTAYLFLPVFFRLGITSTNQYLKMRFGRPMQVLGSVQFLVATVLYTGVVIFAPALILNQATGLNMWMSLFSTGIICTVYTTLGGIKAVIWTDVFQIVVMFSGFVAIYIRGIILVGGPAAVLEIANNGSRINFNAFDIDPRRRYTFWSLTVGASLLWLSMYGVNQAQVQRYVSCRTGREAQRTVSTSINAMAAVTMEDLFQQYVRHLSQKKQLLISKGLSFFYGVSCMIIAVLASFMDWGVLQGSFTVMGVVSGPLLGVFILGMFFPASNRVGTYLGIATGYCVSLWLAVGSTLYPPSPRTMGVLPNYGDKCEPANITLNGTHHQHAMSTLPQNDNPQGLHNLYSISYLYFGALATSSVVLVGLLVSYATGPTKRADIKEGLLWWDLGKKQAVIQSQHGGMCTERECVPMMELQQSDENPHRRN, from the exons ATGATGGAAGAAGAATCCGCCAGCAAGCCGACCACACAGACCTTTGCTGTGGCTGACTATGTAGTCTTTGCTTTGATGCTCCTGGTCTCCATGGCCATAGGACTCTATCAGGCTTTGAAGAAGCAGCCACACAATGATAGCACCGATGACTTCTTCACTGGCGGTCGCAGTATGTCAGCGGTGCCCGTCGGACTCTCCCTCTGTGCCTCCTTTATGTCAGCGGTTCAGGTTTTAGGAGTTCCTTCAGAAACTTATCGTTATGGATCCAAATTCCTCTACATGTGCCTTGGACAAACCATCAACTCTGTGATGACTGCTTACTTGTTCCTGCCGGTTTTCTTTCGGCTTGGAATCACAAGCACCAATCAG TATCTGAAGATGAGGTTCGGCAGACCAATGCAGGTGCTGGGAAGTGTCCAGTTTCTTGTGGCGACA gtgcTGTACACAGGGGTAGTCATTTTTGCACCAGCATTGATCCTCAACCAAG CAACTGGGCTCAATATGTGGATGTCCCTGTTTTCTACCGGAATTATCTGCACCGTGTACACAACCCTG GGGGGCATAAAAGCTGTGATCTGGACAGATGTGTTCCAGATTGTTGTCATGTTTTCTGGCTTTGTGGCAATTTATATCCGTGGTATCATTCTGGTGGGTGGTCCTGCAGCAGTGCTGGAAATTGCAAACAATGGATCACGGATTAATTTTAATGC TTTTGACATCGACCCACGACGACGTTACACCTTTTGGAGCTTGACTGTTGGGGCTTCACTTTTGTGGCTATCCATGTATGGAGTAAACCAAGCTCAAGTCCAACGTTACGTTTCCTGCAGAACCGGAAGAGAGGCCCAGCG CACAGTTTCCACAAGTATCAATGCAATGGCTGCAGTCACAATGGAGGACCTCTTTCAACAATATGTGCGCCACTTGAGCCAGAAGAAACAACTACTCATTTCCAAAGGGCTGT CCTTTTTCTATGGAGTTTCTTGTATGATCATAGCTGTTCTAGCCTCATTCATGGACTGGGGAGTTCTTCAG GGGTCCTTTACAGTCATGGGTGTGGTCAGTGGTCCATTACTAGGTGTATTCATCTTGGGGATGTTTTTTCCTGCCTCAAACAGAGTG GGAACATACCTAGGAATAGCAACTGGCTACTGTGTCTCGTTGTGGCTGGCCGTTGGTTCCACTCTTTACCCACCCAGTCCAAGGACCATGGGCGTGCTGCCTAATTATGGAGACAAGTGTGAACCTGCAAACATCACCCTGAATGGCACTCATCATCAACATGCGATGTCAACCCTACCTCAAAACGACAACCCACA GGGCCTGCATAACTTGTACTCCATCTCCTATCTTTATTTTGGTGCCCTGGCAACAAGCTCAGTTGTACTAGTTGGGCTCCTCGTGAGCTATGCGACAG GACCAACGAAGAGAGCCGATATCAAAGAGGGATTATTATGGTGGGACTTGGGTAAGAAACAAGCAGTCATCCAATCACAGCATGGG gGTATGTGTACAGAAAGAGAGTGTGTGCCTATGATGGAGCTGCAACAAAGTGACGAAAACCCACATAGAAGAAATTGA
- the slc5a5 gene encoding sodium/iodide cotransporter isoform X1, which yields MMEEESASKPTTQTFAVADYVVFALMLLVSMAIGLYQALKKQPHNDSTDDFFTGGRSMSAVPVGLSLCASFMSAVQVLGVPSETYRYGSKFLYMCLGQTINSVMTAYLFLPVFFRLGITSTNQYLKMRFGRPMQVLGSVQFLVATVLYTGVVIFAPALILNQATGLNMWMSLFSTGIICTVYTTLGGIKAVIWTDVFQIVVMFSGFVAIYIRGIILVGGPAAVLEIANNGSRINFNAFDIDPRRRYTFWSLTVGASLLWLSMYGVNQAQVQRYVSCRTGREAQRAIFVNQLGLTLIVGSAVICGIVMFAYYIKCDPLISGRVSSPDLYMPYFVLDIFQNHTGFPGLFLACAYSGTLSTVSTSINAMAAVTMEDLFQQYVRHLSQKKQLLISKGLSFFYGVSCMIIAVLASFMDWGVLQGSFTVMGVVSGPLLGVFILGMFFPASNRVGTYLGIATGYCVSLWLAVGSTLYPPSPRTMGVLPNYGDKCEPANITLNGTHHQHAMSTLPQNDNPQGLHNLYSISYLYFGALATSSVVLVGLLVSYATGPTKRADIKEGLLWWDLGKKQAVIQSQHGGMCTERECVPMMELQQSDENPHRRN from the exons ATGATGGAAGAAGAATCCGCCAGCAAGCCGACCACACAGACCTTTGCTGTGGCTGACTATGTAGTCTTTGCTTTGATGCTCCTGGTCTCCATGGCCATAGGACTCTATCAGGCTTTGAAGAAGCAGCCACACAATGATAGCACCGATGACTTCTTCACTGGCGGTCGCAGTATGTCAGCGGTGCCCGTCGGACTCTCCCTCTGTGCCTCCTTTATGTCAGCGGTTCAGGTTTTAGGAGTTCCTTCAGAAACTTATCGTTATGGATCCAAATTCCTCTACATGTGCCTTGGACAAACCATCAACTCTGTGATGACTGCTTACTTGTTCCTGCCGGTTTTCTTTCGGCTTGGAATCACAAGCACCAATCAG TATCTGAAGATGAGGTTCGGCAGACCAATGCAGGTGCTGGGAAGTGTCCAGTTTCTTGTGGCGACA gtgcTGTACACAGGGGTAGTCATTTTTGCACCAGCATTGATCCTCAACCAAG CAACTGGGCTCAATATGTGGATGTCCCTGTTTTCTACCGGAATTATCTGCACCGTGTACACAACCCTG GGGGGCATAAAAGCTGTGATCTGGACAGATGTGTTCCAGATTGTTGTCATGTTTTCTGGCTTTGTGGCAATTTATATCCGTGGTATCATTCTGGTGGGTGGTCCTGCAGCAGTGCTGGAAATTGCAAACAATGGATCACGGATTAATTTTAATGC TTTTGACATCGACCCACGACGACGTTACACCTTTTGGAGCTTGACTGTTGGGGCTTCACTTTTGTGGCTATCCATGTATGGAGTAAACCAAGCTCAAGTCCAACGTTACGTTTCCTGCAGAACCGGAAGAGAGGCCCAGCG GGCAATATTTGTCAATCAATTAGGTTTGACCCTAATTGTGGGGAGTGCAGTTATCTGCGGAATCGTCATGTTTGCTTATTATATCAAATGTGATCCACTGATTTCTGGCAGAGTGTCTTCTCCTGATcta TATATGCCATACTTTGTGCTGGATATATTCCAGAACCATACAGGCTTTCCAGGTCTTTTCCTGGCCTGTGCATACAGTGGCACTCTAAG CACAGTTTCCACAAGTATCAATGCAATGGCTGCAGTCACAATGGAGGACCTCTTTCAACAATATGTGCGCCACTTGAGCCAGAAGAAACAACTACTCATTTCCAAAGGGCTGT CCTTTTTCTATGGAGTTTCTTGTATGATCATAGCTGTTCTAGCCTCATTCATGGACTGGGGAGTTCTTCAG GGGTCCTTTACAGTCATGGGTGTGGTCAGTGGTCCATTACTAGGTGTATTCATCTTGGGGATGTTTTTTCCTGCCTCAAACAGAGTG GGAACATACCTAGGAATAGCAACTGGCTACTGTGTCTCGTTGTGGCTGGCCGTTGGTTCCACTCTTTACCCACCCAGTCCAAGGACCATGGGCGTGCTGCCTAATTATGGAGACAAGTGTGAACCTGCAAACATCACCCTGAATGGCACTCATCATCAACATGCGATGTCAACCCTACCTCAAAACGACAACCCACA GGGCCTGCATAACTTGTACTCCATCTCCTATCTTTATTTTGGTGCCCTGGCAACAAGCTCAGTTGTACTAGTTGGGCTCCTCGTGAGCTATGCGACAG GACCAACGAAGAGAGCCGATATCAAAGAGGGATTATTATGGTGGGACTTGGGTAAGAAACAAGCAGTCATCCAATCACAGCATGGG gGTATGTGTACAGAAAGAGAGTGTGTGCCTATGATGGAGCTGCAACAAAGTGACGAAAACCCACATAGAAGAAATTGA
- the jak3 gene encoding tyrosine-protein kinase JAK2 isoform X2, whose product MSYRYSLTRDRISPVLDYSVIDYLFAQVRNDFITSEAGVAPPLSVQDECLGLAVLDLWRIAKEEHLSVRELCKIISYKSCLPESHRHDIQKRNRLDRYRIRNALQRFLKKLGNSFVDEYSLKLKYLVQMAGIVPTLGSEVYHVSAGSSHSTGMFTHVKVSGEIGIQTSGSCNPDGSLEWQSFCDFQDILAISMKRVAHEQGNSRMVTVFRHDDRYMEANFQSRREALSFVSLVDGYFRLTTDSIHYFCHDTVPESILEGIKNHSHGPITSEFAVDKLKKFGAKGGTFLLRQSPKDFDNFFLTVCIQTPLGLDYKDCLIVKNEHYHLPGVQKSFSSLRELTSFYQQKKLVLDNVPTKLGHCCPPKPKEFTNLVIIRNGISVEVRGSPTPERKKFSHIQFHMIKYEDLKWGESLGQGSFTRVFKGSKTDIHDGVKHVTDVLLKELDGGHKNCWESFFEAASIMSQISHKHLLLVYGISIHGTKNIMVQEFVKYGALDLYLKRGRSVSVSWKLDVVKQLACALNFLEENNIVHGNICAKNLLLAREGDASQGISPFIKLSDPGISVAMMGRDVILDRIPWVAPEVLEAPDKLTLECDKWSFGATVWEIFNNGNAPLQDWDLEQKQQFYESFQQLAPSQWTELAELISQCMNHKAVFRPSCRSLIRELNSLITSDYEILHATEPVTLNPVSQASSHALQDQTLYEERHLRYISLLGKGNFGSVELCRYDPLGDNTGEMIAVKKLQPNKESTLEDFRKEIKTLSMMCCDYIVKYRGVCYSMGRLTMSLVMEYLPHGSLIVYTEINRHNINTRRMLLFASQICKGMAYLQTLRYVHRDLAARNILVASESLVKIADFGLTKIVPLDKEYYRVKQPGESPIFWYAPESINEFRFSQKSDVWSFGVVLHELFSYCDVNSSPKKLCMQEIGTNVHGLSVSMHLLNILKDNWRLPTPPNCPPKVYGLMRQCWVYNFEERPCFSSLEDQIEIIMQEEAQKEIPTGRSSHTASKNVTTSCLQRLSEH is encoded by the exons ATGTCATACCGCTACAGTCTAACCAGAGACAGAATTAGTCCTGTGCTTGACTACTCTGTCATTGACTATCTCTTTGCCCAG GTACGAAATGATTTCATCACAAGTGAAGCTGGAGTGGCTCCACCTTTGAGTGTTCAAGATGAATGCCTTGGCTTGGCTGTGCTGGACTTGTGGAGGATAGCAAAGGAGGAACATCTGAGTGTTAGAGAGCTCTGCAAGATCATTAG CTACAAATCTTGCCTTCCTGAGTCACACCGCCATGACATTCAGAAACGCAATCGCCTGGATCGCTATCGAATCAGAAATGCTCTCCAACGTTTCCTGAAAAAGCTTGGAAATAGCTTTGTGGACGAGTACAGCCTGAAACTGAAGTACTTGGTTCAAATGGCTGGCATCGTTCCCACTTTAGGAAGTGAAGTGTATCACGTCAGCGCTGGGTCTTCCCACTCCACTGGAATGTTCACCCATGTGAAAGTCTCTGGGGAAATTGGAATTCAGACCAGCGGAAGTTGCAATCCTGATGGTTCTTTG GAGTGGCAGAGTTTCTGTGATTTCCAGGACATCCTTGCCATCAGTATGAAGCGGGTAGCTCATGAGCAGGGAAACAGCAGGATGGTGACTGTATTCCGTCATGATGACAGATACATG GAAGCCAATTTCCAGAGTCGCAGAGAAGCGCTCTCATTTGTGTCGCTGGTTGATGGCTACTTCAGACTGACCACAGACTCCATCCACTACTTCTGTCATGACACTGTGCCTGAAAGTATTCTGGAGGGTATCAAAAACCATTCCCACGGCCCAATCAC ATCGGAATTTGCAGTTGACAAGTTGAAAAAGTTCGGTGCTAAAGGTGGAACATTCCTTCTCCGGCAAAGTCCCAAAGATTTTGATAACTTCTTCCTCACTGTTTGTATTCAG ACTCCGCTTGGACTTGATTACAAAGATTGTCTCATCGTTAAGAATGAGCACTATCATCTTCCTGGAGTCCAGAAGTCCTTTTCCAGTTTGAGAGAGCTCACCAGCTTTTACCAGCAAAAAAAACTTGTGCTGGATAACGTACCTACCAAGCTCGGCCATTGCTGTCCTCCCAAGCCCAAAG AGTTTACAAATCTCGTCATCATACGCAACGGAATCTCTGTTGAGGTCCGAGGGTCCCCAACACCTGAGAGGAAAAAGTTCAGTCATATCCAGTTCCACATGATCAAATATGAAGACCTAAAATGG GGGGAAAGCCTTGGACAAGGATCCTTTACacgagtttttaaaggctctaaAACAGACATTCATGATGGGGTGAAACATGTGACTGATGTTCTACTTAAAGAACTTGATGGGGGTCACAAGAACTGCTGGGAA TCCTTCTTTGAAGCTGCCAGCATAATGAGTCAAATCTCACACAAACACCTCCTCTTGGTTTATGGCATCAGTATCCATGGAACAAAAA ATATAATGGTCCAAGAGTTTGTAAAGTACGGGGCCCTCGATCTTTACCTGAAGAGGGGGCGATCTGTGTCAGTGAGCTGGAAACTTGACGTAGTTAAACAGCTCGCATGTGCTCTCAACTTTCTG GAGGAAAATAACATTGTCCATGGAAATATCTGTGCAAAAAATCTTCTACTGGCCAGAGAAGGTGACGCATCTCAGGGCATCTCTCCTTTTATCAAGCTAAGCGACCCTGGCATCAGCGTTGCAATGATGGGCAGGGATG TTATCCTGGACAGAATTCCTTGGGTTGCCCCTGAGGTGCTGGAGGCTCCAGACAAACTGACCTTGGAGTGTGATAAGTGGAGCTTTGGTGCCACGGTGTGGGAGATTTTTAATAATGGCAATGCTCCACTGCAAGACTGGGACCTTGAACAG AAGCAGCAATTTTATGAGAGTTTCCAGCAGCTGGCGCCCTCTCAGTGGACAGAGTTGGCCGAGCTGATCAGTCAGTGCATGAACCACAAGGCCGTCTTCAGACCATCATGTCGTAGCCTCATCCGTGAGCTCAACAGTCTCATCACATCAG ATTATGAGATACTTCATGCCACTGAGCCTGTCACCCTCAACCCTGTGTCTCAAGCATCTAGTCATGCACTGCAGGACCAGACTTTGTATGAGGAGCGACACCTACGGTACATCTCCCTACTCGGAAAG GGAAATTTTGGAAGCGTCGAACTGTGTCGTTACGACCCACTGGGAGATAACACAGGCGAGATGATTGCTGTGAAGAAGCTCCAGCCTAATAAGGAATCAACCCTGGAAGACTTTCGTAAAGAGATCAAAACCCTCAGCATGATGTGCTGCGACTACATCGTCAAGTATAGAGGGGTCTGCTACAGCATGG GGCGGCTCACAATGAGTTTGGTGATGGAATATTTACCACATGGAAGTCTTATTGTGTATACAGAAATCAACCGACACAACATTAATACCAGGCGCATGCTACTCTTTGCTTCACAAATCTGTAAA GGCATGGCATACCTGCAGACTTTACGCTATGTGCACCGAGACCTTGCTGCCAGAAATATCCTTGTGGCTAGTGAATCGCTGGTTAAAATTGCTGATTTTGGACTGACCAAGATTGTTCCTTTGGACAAAGAGTACTACAGAGTCAAACAGCCTGGAGAAAGTCCCATCTTCTG GTATGCCCCAGAATCCATCAATGAATTTAGATTCTCCCAAAAGTCAGATGTGTGGAGTTTTGGAGTTGTTCTTCATGAGCTCTTTTCCTACTGTGATGTAAACTCCAGCCCCAAAAAG CTATGTATGCAGGAGATTGGAACTAATGTGCATGGATTATCTGTTTCAATGCATCTGCTAAATATCCTCAAGGACAACTGGAGGTTGCCTACCCCTCCAAACTGCCCACCCAAG GTCTACGGTTTGATGAGGCAGTGCTGGGTTTACAACTTTGAGGAGAGACCGTGTTTCTCCAGCCTGGAGGATCAAATAGAAATCATCATGCAAGAAGAGGCTCAGAAGGAGATCCCGACAGGGAGATCCTCTCACACTGCTTCAAAAAATGTCACCACATCATGTTTACAGCGACTGAGTGAACATTAA